A stretch of DNA from Desulfosarcina ovata subsp. ovata:
TTTATAGTAGGCATTGGCCACGTTGTAAAGCGACTCGGGTTTGTCCGGCGCATTCAGCTGGGCGTCGGTGAAGTGTTTCAGGGCTTTATCGTACTCCCCCTGCTGGTAGGCTTCGATTGCCTGGCGGGTGTCGTTGGCCTGGGATGGGGCCGCCGGCAGGAGCATCAGGGCCGCCAGCAATGTCGTGGCCACCGTTTTGCGGGTGACCGGCAGCATCAGTTCGGCCACCAGGCAGGCCAGGGCCAGGGCCAGGGGCCACTGGAAGCGGTCTTCCCACACCTGCTTGCGGCCCGAGGTTACCGTTTCGGCGTCCATGGTGCGGCGGATCTCGTCGGTGTAGATGGCGTCCAGGTCCATGTCGCCGGCCATGGAGCGCACATAGGTGCCGCCGGTGACCACGGCCATTTTCTTGAGGGTGGTTTCGTCCAGCCGGGAGAGGACAATCTGCCCGCTGCGATCCTTTTTGAACCCGCCGTCGGTCTCGGGAATCGGTACCCCGTCGCTGCTGCCCACGCCGATGCAGAACAGTTTGATCGATTTCTCCTTGAAAGTCTCGGCCGCCGCAATCGGGTCGCCGCTGCCGGTGTTCTCTCCATCGGTGATCAGGATGACGGCCTTGTCCGCAACACTTTTGGGATCGAAGCTGTTCATGGCCGTTTCCAGGGCGCCGGTGATGTCGGTGCCGCCCACCGGCAGATAATCGGGGGAGAGAGCATTCAAAAAGAGATTGAAGGCGTCGTAGTCCAGGGTCAGCGGACATTGCAGAAAGGCGGTGCCGGCAAAGGCCACCAAACCCACGCGGTCCCCCTGGAGCATGCCCAGAAGGTCGAATACCTCCCGTTTGGCGCGTTCCAGGCGGGAGGGCTGGATGTCGGCGGCGGTCATGGACCGGGAGCAGTCCAGGGCGATGACGATGTCCACACCGCGCTGGTGGATCTCCTGCCAGCGGTAGCCATATTTGGGTCCGGCCAGGGCCACGGCGGTAAAGAGCACCGCCCCGGCCAGCAGGGCTCCCTTGATCCAGCGCCGGACGGCCGCATCGTATGGCGCGATGGCCGCCAGACCGTGATCCGAGGCGAAACGGCGCAGGATGTGGCGCCGCCGCCGCATGCCGTAGACAACGGTCAGCAGCAGCAGGGGGACGGCCCAGATGAAGAACAGCATTTGGGTTCTGAAAAAACTCATGGCACAACCAGGTAGCGCGTATTGCGCAGGACTATATAAAGGGGCAGAAGAAGAATCGCCGGGACGAGCAGCCAGGGGTAGATCTCGCTGTAGTCGGCGAAGATGTCCACCTTGACCTCGGTCTTCTCCAGTTTGTCGATGGTGGCATAACCGTCCTGCAGCCCCGCCAGGTCTTCGGCGCGAAAGTAAAGCCCACCGGTTTTTTCGGCAATGGCCTTGAGCGTATCCTCGTCGATGCTGACCCGCTGGTAGACATAGCGTTCGCCAAACAGCGGATCCTTGACCAGAAAGGGGGCCTTGCCCCGGGTGCCCACGCCGATGGTGTAGATCTTGACACCCTTCTCCCTGGCAATATCACCGGCGGTTTCCGGCGAGAGTTCGCCGGCGTTGCTCTGGCCGTCGGTGAGCAGGATGATGATGTTGGACTTGCTCTTGATGTCGCTCAGCCGCTTCAAGCTGATGCCGATGGCATCGCCGATGGCCGTGCGCTCACCGGCCGCCCCGATCTTCAGTCGGTCGAGGATGCTGACCAGGGTATTGTAATCCCGGGTCAGGGGCAGCTGGGTGTAGGCGTGGGTGCCGAAGACCACCATGCCGATGCGGTCGCCGCTGCGGCCGGCAACGAATTCCTGCACCACCCCCTTGACCGCCTCCAGCCGGTTGACCACGCGGCCCTGCTTCTTGAAATCGAGGGCCGCCATGCTTTCGGAAAGATCCAGAGCCAGCACGATGTTGACCCCCTCGGTGAGCACTTCGGTGCGCTCGGTGCCCCACTGGGGACGGGCCAGGGCCACGATCATGAGAACCAGCGCCGCGTACTTGATGGCCGGGACCAGCGGCCGAAGGCGCAGGGCCGTTGACATGGGAATCCCGGCCAGGGGAAAGAGGGCGCTGCTGGCCATGGTCGGGGGGCGGTGGCGGCGGTGGCGATACCCGGCTAGCAGCGGCAGGAGCAACAGCAGCAGGAAGCACCAGGGAGAGGCGAATCGCAGCATGGATCAGGCCTCCCCCGGTGGCAGCGCTTTGGGCGCATCAACCGGATCGGCCTGGTTCGCTTCGGCGCCACTTTCCGGCGTAGTCTGGCGGACGAAGCCGCGGACGAAAAAGAGGTCGGTTTCCATCTGTTTCTCCTCTGCGCCCAATCCCCCGAACTTGACCGGATCCATGGCGCGACAGAGATTTTTGAGCTGGCGGGCCAGTTCGCCGTCGATGGGCAGCCGGTCGACGCAGGGCACGAACTCTTCAGTGGTCATCTCGGGGGCGCCTACGGCATAGCGGCCGAACACATACTGCCGCAGGATCGCCGACAATTGAAAATAGAAGGCCTTGCCGTTTTGCCCACGTACATCGCTGATCGTGTCCAGGGCCTGCATGGCGACCATTTCCGGGGGCAGTTCGGGAACGATGGTTTCGATGGCCCGTTCTTTCCGGTGCCTGCGCCACCACCACCAAAGGGCCGCGAGAAACGCGACCGCCGCCAATGCCAGCAGCACGGGGATCAGCCAGGGCGGCAGGTCGACCCCGACGGGTACGGGCGGGCGGATATCGTGGATATCGGTCATGGGCGCCGGTGTGTCCGGCGCTGCCGGGGTTGAGGCCGTGGGCGGGGCGACTGGTGCCGGATCCTCCGCGGCCAGGGCCGGAGAAACTGGCCAGATGGCCAGCCACAGGATCAGGCCAATAACGATGGTTGCCGCGTGTCTCATCGTCGACGCCGCTCCCGGTAATGGAAATAGCGCACCAGGGCATCGGCCGCATCGCCGTCCGTGGGCATCTCGATACAGTCCGTATCCATGGCCTTGTGGGTGTCGAGAATTCGATCATGAACCGCCTGGCGGCTGGCCTGAAAGCGCTGCCGGGTGGCGCGGTCAGCGGCGTCCAGATAGCGAACGGCACCGGTCTCCAGATCCTTGAGGGCCACGATGCCGCCGTCGGGCAGGTGGAATTCGCCGGGATCGGTCACCAGTACGCTGACCAGTTCGTGCTTGCGGGCCGCCGAGCGGATGCGCAGGGTGGTCGACCGGTCGAAGCGTTCGGTGAGAAAATCCGAAACCAGAAAGGCCACCGTACGCTTGCGGCACACCCGCGCTAGGAAATCCACGGCGGCGACGATATCGGTGCCGGTGTGCCGGGGCTGGAAGGTAAAGATCTCGCGGATCAGCCGCCACACATGGGCCGATCCCTTTTTGGGCGGAATGTAGCGCTCCACCTGGTCGGTGAAGAGGATTGCGCCGGCCTTGTCGTTGTTGCGGATGGCATTGAAGGCCAGGATGGCAGCGATCTCGGCGGCGGTCTCGCGTTTGACGCTGTCCGTGGTGCCGAAACGGCCCGAGGCACTCATGTCAACCAGGAGCATGACCACCTGTTCGCGTTCCTCGCGGTAGCGTTTGATGAAGGGTTTGCCCATGCGGGCCGATACCTTCCAGTCGATGCTCTTGACGTCGTCGCCGGGGGTGTACTCGCGCACCTCTTCGAATTCGATGCCCGCCCCGCGGAAGATCGAGCGGTACTGGCCGGCCATGATGGTGTTGACCATGCGGCCGGTTTTGATGTGAACTTTCTTTATTTTTTTGATAATTTCGGGAGAGAGCATAGAATATGATAATTTCGTAAGATTCGCCTGCCTCGTCATGCCGGACTTGATCCGGCATCCAGAATATATTGCAATGGCTGGATTCCGGCGTTCGCCGGAGTGACGCAAATTTTTAACTTTCGATAAGATTGTCAAACAATCTGACCATACAAATCTTGCCAAGCTGGATTAACTTTTTCAATCAAATCCAGCTTCCATTTTCGTTTCCAGTTTTTAAGCTGCTTTTCTCTTTGAATGGCGGCTTCCATTGTTGCGTGTATTTCGTACCAAACCAGTTGGTGAACGTTGTAGCGCTTGGTAAAATCTGCAATGATATTGTTTTTGTGTTCCCATACCCGTTTAACGAGGTTCGACGTTACTCCAATATAGAGTGTTCCGTTACGTTTGCTCGCTAGAATGGTAACAGCCGGTTGCATGGTTGCCGGTGACCTCCTGGATTCCGGCATTCGCCGGAATGACGAACCGGAACATCCCCTAACCTTACGGTACCTCCACCGAATCGAAAATCCGCCCGACGATCTGGTCTGTGTCGATATCCTCGGCCTCGGCTTCGTAGGTCAACAGGATGCGGTGGCGCAGCACGGCCGGGGCGATGGTCTTGACATCCTGGGGGGTCACGTAGGCGCGGCCCTGTAAAAAGGCGTAGGCCCGGGCGGCCAGACTGAGGAAGATCGTGGCCCGGGGCGAGGCGCCGAACTGGATGTAGTGGGCCACGTCAATGTTGTAGTCGGCCGGGTTGCGCGTGGCGAAAACCAGATCGACGATATACTCCTTGAGTTTTTCGTCCATGTAGACGCGGTTGATCAATTCCCCCAC
This window harbors:
- a CDS encoding VWA domain-containing protein; translation: MSFFRTQMLFFIWAVPLLLLTVVYGMRRRRHILRRFASDHGLAAIAPYDAAVRRWIKGALLAGAVLFTAVALAGPKYGYRWQEIHQRGVDIVIALDCSRSMTAADIQPSRLERAKREVFDLLGMLQGDRVGLVAFAGTAFLQCPLTLDYDAFNLFLNALSPDYLPVGGTDITGALETAMNSFDPKSVADKAVILITDGENTGSGDPIAAAETFKEKSIKLFCIGVGSSDGVPIPETDGGFKKDRSGQIVLSRLDETTLKKMAVVTGGTYVRSMAGDMDLDAIYTDEIRRTMDAETVTSGRKQVWEDRFQWPLALALACLVAELMLPVTRKTVATTLLAALMLLPAAPSQANDTRQAIEAYQQGEYDKALKHFTDAQLNAPDKPESLYNVANAYYKTGNFDAAAEHYQKVIETDDKALKQKALYNLGNTEFRRGNAKKAIEDYEAALALAPEDKLTKENIEFVKKALEQQQKQQQSGDRQQNQKDQEQNQEQQDQQPSAPSEGKQDQQQQQQQQQENQAQNPPSDGEQEKKQPESGNAKDQEQPADQSGAPQSKEPEDDQQASASSQPAQPGEPSGDPGQAERMLNRLQDQPGRALMPATGSQRVEKDW
- a CDS encoding VWA domain-containing protein codes for the protein MLRFASPWCFLLLLLLPLLAGYRHRRHRPPTMASSALFPLAGIPMSTALRLRPLVPAIKYAALVLMIVALARPQWGTERTEVLTEGVNIVLALDLSESMAALDFKKQGRVVNRLEAVKGVVQEFVAGRSGDRIGMVVFGTHAYTQLPLTRDYNTLVSILDRLKIGAAGERTAIGDAIGISLKRLSDIKSKSNIIILLTDGQSNAGELSPETAGDIAREKGVKIYTIGVGTRGKAPFLVKDPLFGERYVYQRVSIDEDTLKAIAEKTGGLYFRAEDLAGLQDGYATIDKLEKTEVKVDIFADYSEIYPWLLVPAILLLPLYIVLRNTRYLVVP
- a CDS encoding DUF4381 family protein gives rise to the protein MRHAATIVIGLILWLAIWPVSPALAAEDPAPVAPPTASTPAAPDTPAPMTDIHDIRPPVPVGVDLPPWLIPVLLALAAVAFLAALWWWWRRHRKERAIETIVPELPPEMVAMQALDTISDVRGQNGKAFYFQLSAILRQYVFGRYAVGAPEMTTEEFVPCVDRLPIDGELARQLKNLCRAMDPVKFGGLGAEEKQMETDLFFVRGFVRQTTPESGAEANQADPVDAPKALPPGEA
- a CDS encoding DUF58 domain-containing protein, with the translated sequence MLSPEIIKKIKKVHIKTGRMVNTIMAGQYRSIFRGAGIEFEEVREYTPGDDVKSIDWKVSARMGKPFIKRYREEREQVVMLLVDMSASGRFGTTDSVKRETAAEIAAILAFNAIRNNDKAGAILFTDQVERYIPPKKGSAHVWRLIREIFTFQPRHTGTDIVAAVDFLARVCRKRTVAFLVSDFLTERFDRSTTLRIRSAARKHELVSVLVTDPGEFHLPDGGIVALKDLETGAVRYLDAADRATRQRFQASRQAVHDRILDTHKAMDTDCIEMPTDGDAADALVRYFHYRERRRR
- a CDS encoding GIY-YIG nuclease family protein produces the protein MQPAVTILASKRNGTLYIGVTSNLVKRVWEHKNNIIADFTKRYNVHQLVWYEIHATMEAAIQREKQLKNWKRKWKLDLIEKVNPAWQDLYGQIV